One Setaria viridis chromosome 3, Setaria_viridis_v4.0, whole genome shotgun sequence DNA window includes the following coding sequences:
- the LOC117849705 gene encoding bZIP transcription factor 39, translating into MAEPALLDPSPFDLRHYPTHIFDPDLPLAGGDLPLEFAGDDGLDFDLPVDFSIDDFLLRSPDRGGDGDDSGEGSAAGSGPAASSSASPATSAANSAVANAGDREVKHEDSDEGRSGAAPSWSLKRKQASPGASSDGVKCRRSGDGELSPSVSASASASRAAAEDSDERGAGGEEEDKRRTARLMRNRESAQLSRQRKKRYVEELEEKVKSMHSVINDLNSKISFIVAENATLRQQLGGGGVSAPPPGVYPPPPLPGIHFPWVPGYAMRPHGSHVPLVPIPRLKPQQAAAAAKVSKKPEVKKTVENKSKTKTKKVASVSLLGLLFVALIFGAFVPGFNHNFGMSGRRNDVMFGNFGHSDARVFSVTNHGKGPKGGLNSSDMTDTDPGMMTGNSDGAGQKHRPAHNSSEILPALLYVPRNGKHVKINGNLIIHSVLASEKAVAHRASNGQSVKDHKETSVAIARYLSPSGKDENSKGTFPPDAALPQWFREGMEGPILNSGMCSEVFQFDISAASAKSGGIIPASPTVNSSSVNATQKIPKSGGKLKNRRIMYNEAIPLTGKTVNSTEPRTFNSTSESSKVPDSKPASSVVVSVLADPREAGNGDGDPRVSPKPLSRIFVVVLLDGVRYVTYSCTLPFKSASPHLVN; encoded by the exons ATGGCGGAGCCGGCGCTCCTCGACCCCTCCCCCTTCGACCTCCGCCACTACCCGACGCACATCTTCGACCCGGACCtacccctcgccggcggcgacctcccGCTCGaattcgccggcgacgacggcctcgACTTCGACCTGCCAGTCGATTTCTCCATCGACGACTTCCTCCTCCGGTCCCccgaccgcggcggcgacggagacgaCTCCGGCGAGGGCtcggccgccggatccggccccgccgcgtcctcctccgcctccccggccacctccgccgccaacTCCGCCGTGGCCAACGCCGGCGACCGCGAGGTGAAGCACGAGGACTCGGACGAGGGAAGGAGCGGCGCCGCCCCGAGCTGGAGCCTCAAGCGGAAGCAGGCGAGCCCCGGGGCGAGCTCGGACGGGGTCAAGTGCCGCCgatccggcgacggcgagctctcCCCATCAGTGTCGGCGTCGGCTTCGGCGTCGCGGGCCGCCGCGGAGGACTCCGACGAgagaggcgcgggcggcgaggaagaagacaaGCGCCGGACTGCGCGTCTGATGCGGAACCGGGAGAGCGCGCAGCTGTCGCGGCAGAGGAAGAAGCGGTACGTCGAGGAGCTGGAGGAGAAGGTGAAGTCGATGCACTCGGTCATAAACGACCTCAATTCTAAGATCTCCTTCATAGTGGCCGAGAACGCCACACTTAGGCAGCAGctcggtggtggtggggtgagTGCCCCGCCACCTGGGGTgtatccaccgccgccgctgccgggcaTTCATTTCCCATGGGTTCCTGGGTATGCAATGCGGCCTCATGGCTCCCATGTCCCACTTGTGCCTATCCCGCGGTTGAAGCCACAGCAAGCAGCGGCTGCAGCGAAGGTATCCAAAAAACCAGAGGTCAAGAAGACTGTGGAGAACAAGAGTAAGACCAAGACCAAGAAGGTTGCGAGTGTTAGTCTTCTTGGTTTGCTGTTCGTTGCGCTTATTTTTGGTGCTTTTGTTCCGGGGTTCAATCATAATTTCGGAATGAGTGGCAGGCGCAACGATGTGATGTTTGGAAATTTTGGCCATTCTGATGCTAGGGTGTTTAGTGTCACTAACCATGGCAAAGGACCTAAAGGTGGTCTAAACAGTAGTGACATGACCGATACTGATCCTGGAATGATGACTGGGAATTCTGATGGAGCTGGGCAGAAGCATCGGCCTGCACATAACTCCAGTGAGATTTTGCCGGCTTTGTTATATGTGCCGAGGAATGGAAAACATGTTAAGATCAACGGCAATTTGATTATTCATTCCGTGCTTGCAAGTGAGAAAGCAGTGGCACATAGGGCCTCAAATGGCCAGTCTGTTAAAGATCACAAGGAGACTAGCGTTGCTATAGCTCGGTATCTGTCACCATCTGGAAAGGATGAAAATTCAAAGGGAACCTTCCCGCCAGATGCAGCACTGCCACAGTGGTTTCGGGAAGGAATGGAAG GACCAATTTTGAACTCGGGAATGTGCAGTGAGGTATTCCAGTTCGACATTTCTGCAGCTTCTGCCAAATCTGGTGGTATTATACCTGCTTCTCCAACTGTGAACTCCTCGAGTGTCAATGCTACCCAGAAAATTCCAAAATCTGGTGGCAAGTTGAAAAACAGGAGGATCATGTATAATGAGGCGATTCCACTCACTGGAAAAACGGTGAACAGCACAGAGCCTCGGACTTTTAACAGTACTTCTGAAAGCAGCAAGGTACCTGATAGCAAGCCAGCATCATCAGTTGTTGTCTCTGTGCTAGCTGATCCCAGGGAGGCTGGCAATGGAGATGGTGATCCAAGAGTATCGCCGAAACCTCTCTCCAGGATATTTGTTGTCGTTCTCCTTGACGGTGTCAGATATGTGACTTACTCTTGCACACTTCCTTTCAAGAGTGCCAGCCCTCACCTTGTGAACTAA